The following are from one region of the Natronosporangium hydrolyticum genome:
- a CDS encoding DUF3515 domain-containing protein translates to MADQVSRSAAKLAALIAVPLALLAGFGTFLLLGNAFAEPDPTTQPTPTETAPADPPPAEPVAMPARDLGEWDETVCRALLSQLPQELEGLPQRLVTEGPEQNAAYGEPPITVACGVEPVEIDPTDMVFPQDGVCWHAEEFPEQSVWTTLDREVPVQVHVPAAYDGPFQQVGALNQTITQTIRSADEAPAGC, encoded by the coding sequence GTGGCTGATCAGGTTTCCCGCTCCGCTGCCAAACTGGCGGCGTTGATCGCAGTGCCGTTGGCCCTGCTCGCGGGCTTCGGCACGTTCCTGCTGCTGGGCAACGCGTTCGCCGAGCCCGACCCGACCACCCAACCCACGCCCACCGAGACCGCCCCGGCTGACCCGCCGCCGGCCGAGCCGGTGGCGATGCCGGCGCGGGACCTCGGCGAATGGGACGAGACGGTCTGCCGGGCGCTGCTCTCCCAGTTGCCGCAGGAGCTCGAAGGCCTACCGCAACGGCTGGTCACCGAGGGCCCGGAGCAGAACGCCGCCTACGGCGAGCCGCCGATCACCGTGGCCTGCGGGGTCGAACCGGTCGAGATCGACCCGACCGACATGGTCTTCCCGCAGGACGGGGTGTGCTGGCACGCCGAGGAGTTCCCGGAGCAGAGCGTGTGGACCACCCTGGACCGCGAGGTGCCGGTGCAGGTCCACGTGCCGGCCGCCTACGACGGACCCTTCCAGCAGGTGGGGGCGCTCAATCAGACCATCACCCAGACGATCCGGTCGGCCGACGAGGCCCCGGCCGGCTGCTGA
- a CDS encoding alpha/beta fold hydrolase, translating to MSEPATRRPRHRWRRRQTVLVAAGAALVLLLVAGVFALRSPSPVGHWDSADGHDRYLAAYTEAFADLPEPQQTHDVRTDFGVVRVYRFAGTGDAAAPLVLLPGRAAASPVWADNLPLLLEIGDVYTIDLLGEPGKSVQERPIRDDADQAEWLHQTLQALPEPEFHIVGMSIGGWTAVNLAIHRPATVASVTTVDPVFVFADMPLGTIVRSIPASLPWLPKSWRDSFNSYTAGGAEVEDVPVADMIEAGMQHYRLRLPQPSRISEDELAGLGVPVLAIIAGDSVMHDAERAAATAERALPDGVVHLYDGASHAVNGEHPEQIADDLDAFLERNS from the coding sequence ATGAGTGAGCCGGCGACCCGACGGCCGCGCCACCGCTGGCGGCGCCGGCAGACCGTGCTGGTGGCGGCCGGGGCGGCGCTGGTGCTGCTGCTCGTCGCCGGCGTCTTCGCGCTGCGCAGCCCGTCTCCGGTCGGGCACTGGGACAGCGCCGACGGGCACGACCGCTACCTGGCGGCCTACACCGAGGCCTTCGCCGACCTGCCCGAGCCGCAGCAGACCCACGATGTGCGCACCGACTTCGGGGTGGTGCGGGTCTACCGGTTCGCCGGCACCGGCGACGCCGCCGCCCCGCTGGTCCTGCTGCCGGGGCGCGCCGCGGCCAGCCCGGTGTGGGCCGACAACCTCCCGCTGCTGCTGGAGATCGGCGACGTCTACACCATCGACCTGCTCGGAGAACCGGGCAAGAGCGTGCAGGAACGCCCGATCCGCGACGACGCGGACCAGGCCGAATGGCTGCACCAGACCCTGCAGGCGCTGCCCGAGCCAGAATTCCACATCGTCGGCATGTCGATCGGCGGCTGGACTGCGGTGAACCTGGCGATTCATCGACCGGCCACGGTCGCCTCGGTGACCACTGTCGACCCGGTCTTCGTTTTTGCGGACATGCCGCTGGGCACGATCGTGCGGTCTATCCCTGCGTCGTTGCCGTGGCTGCCGAAATCCTGGCGGGACAGCTTCAACTCCTACACCGCCGGCGGCGCCGAGGTCGAGGACGTGCCGGTCGCCGACATGATCGAGGCGGGGATGCAGCACTACCGGCTCCGGTTGCCGCAGCCGAGCAGGATCAGCGAGGACGAGCTGGCGGGGTTGGGCGTGCCGGTGCTCGCGATCATCGCCGGCGACTCGGTCATGCACGACGCGGAGCGCGCCGCCGCCACCGCCGAACGCGCCCTACCCGACGGCGTCGTCCACCTCTACGACGGAGCTTCGCACGCGGTGAACGGCGAACACCCCGAGCAGATCGCCGACGACCTCGACGCCTTCCTCGAGCGGAACTCCTAA
- a CDS encoding GNAT family N-acetyltransferase has protein sequence MTEVEIRPVGYDDPAAQQLVTAALADLGQRYGGPGDQTPVAPTQFRPPEGGFFVAYLAGEGVGCGGWRGYAQDRAVAELKRMYVAPAARGRGVARRLLEAVEQAARQHGRTRMILECGDKQPEAVTLYRSRGYEPIPHFGYYKDAPGVISLGRTL, from the coding sequence GTGACCGAGGTGGAGATCCGGCCGGTGGGGTATGACGACCCGGCGGCGCAGCAACTGGTGACGGCGGCGCTGGCCGATCTGGGCCAGCGGTACGGGGGACCGGGCGACCAGACGCCGGTGGCGCCGACGCAGTTCCGCCCGCCGGAGGGCGGGTTCTTCGTCGCGTACCTGGCCGGTGAGGGGGTGGGCTGCGGTGGCTGGCGCGGCTACGCCCAGGACCGGGCCGTGGCGGAGCTGAAGCGGATGTACGTCGCCCCGGCTGCCCGCGGCCGAGGGGTGGCGCGGCGGTTGCTCGAGGCGGTCGAGCAGGCGGCCCGCCAGCATGGGCGGACCAGGATGATTCTGGAGTGCGGCGACAAGCAGCCGGAGGCGGTGACGCTCTACCGGTCGCGGGGGTACGAGCCGATCCCGCACTTCGGGTACTACAAAGACGCCCCAGGAGTGATCTCCCTGGGGCGGACTCTGTAG
- the recG gene encoding ATP-dependent DNA helicase RecG, producing the protein MSPVVDFDTPLSKVVGKGHVKLGKELELHTVRELLFHLPRRYEQRGSLTDIRSLEADEQVTIQARVLSVRSRRMRNRPGSLLEAVVTDDSGGTITLVFFGKHSLAWLERALTPGRWGLFAGKVSDYRSGRQQVRQLAHPKYELLDEPEDRVAEDFAAELIPIYPATKEVTSWELSKAIRMVLDVVTMPPDPLPAAIRSGRRLADLGAALRDIHRPTSWETLAPARRRLKWDEAFAVQLTLVQRRRRAEAWPATPRPYQAGGILDAFDARLPYELTGGQQAVGEQLAAELAQSHPMHRLLQGEVGSGKTVCALRAALQVVDAGGQAALLAPTEVLAAQHYRGVAELLGPLGRAGELAGDTDGTQLALLTGSLPAAARRRALAAAASGEAGIVVGTHALLYDQVAFRDLGLVIVDEQHRFGVEQRDALRAKAEQPPHVLVMTATPIPRTVAMTVYGDLTVSTLRELPRGRSPITTHVVPAAEQPALLARGWQRAREEVAAGHQVYVVCPRIGDTEPEEAPGPESESADESRRPPLAVLEVAESLAAGPLSELRVRVLHGRLPADEKDAVMRAFAAGEVDVVVSTTVVEVGVDVPNATMMIVLDADRFGVSQLHQLRGRVGRGSAPGLCLLVTEAEAETPARERLAAVASTLDGFELAELDVEQRREGDVLGAMQSGRRSHLRLLSLLKDADLIAEARTEAEQLLADDPELTEHPGLAAVVEALVDEERAEYLEKT; encoded by the coding sequence ATGAGCCCGGTCGTGGACTTCGACACGCCGTTGTCGAAAGTGGTGGGAAAGGGCCATGTGAAGCTCGGCAAGGAGCTGGAGCTGCACACGGTCCGGGAGCTGCTGTTCCACCTGCCGCGCCGGTACGAACAGCGGGGCAGCCTCACCGACATCCGGTCGCTGGAGGCCGACGAACAGGTCACCATCCAGGCCCGGGTGCTGTCGGTCCGTTCCCGCCGGATGCGCAACCGCCCCGGCAGCCTGCTGGAGGCGGTGGTCACCGACGACAGCGGCGGCACCATCACCCTGGTCTTCTTCGGCAAACACTCACTCGCCTGGCTGGAGCGGGCGCTGACGCCGGGCCGGTGGGGGCTGTTCGCCGGCAAGGTCAGCGACTACCGCTCCGGCCGGCAACAGGTACGGCAACTGGCGCACCCGAAGTATGAGCTGCTCGACGAGCCGGAAGACAGGGTCGCCGAAGACTTCGCCGCCGAACTGATCCCGATCTATCCGGCCACAAAGGAGGTCACCAGCTGGGAGCTGAGCAAGGCGATCCGGATGGTGCTGGATGTGGTGACGATGCCACCGGACCCGCTGCCCGCGGCGATCCGCAGCGGCCGCCGGCTGGCCGACCTCGGCGCCGCGCTGCGCGACATCCACCGGCCGACCTCCTGGGAGACGCTCGCTCCGGCCCGGCGGCGGCTGAAATGGGACGAAGCCTTCGCGGTGCAGCTGACCCTGGTGCAGCGGCGCCGGCGCGCCGAAGCCTGGCCGGCCACCCCCCGCCCGTACCAGGCCGGCGGCATCCTCGACGCGTTCGACGCCCGGCTGCCGTACGAGCTGACCGGCGGGCAACAGGCGGTCGGCGAGCAGCTGGCGGCCGAGCTGGCGCAGTCGCACCCGATGCACCGGCTGCTGCAGGGCGAGGTCGGCTCCGGCAAGACGGTCTGCGCGCTGCGGGCAGCGCTGCAGGTGGTCGACGCCGGCGGGCAGGCGGCGCTGCTGGCACCAACGGAGGTGCTCGCCGCCCAGCACTATCGGGGCGTGGCGGAGCTGCTGGGCCCGCTCGGCCGAGCCGGTGAGCTGGCCGGCGACACCGACGGCACCCAGCTGGCGCTGCTCACCGGCTCGCTGCCGGCGGCGGCCCGGCGGCGGGCGCTGGCGGCGGCCGCCTCCGGCGAGGCCGGGATCGTGGTCGGCACCCACGCGCTGCTCTACGACCAGGTGGCCTTCCGGGATCTGGGGCTGGTCATCGTCGACGAGCAGCACCGGTTCGGAGTGGAGCAGCGGGACGCGTTGCGGGCCAAGGCCGAGCAGCCGCCGCATGTGCTGGTGATGACCGCGACCCCGATCCCGCGTACCGTCGCGATGACTGTCTACGGTGACCTGACCGTCTCCACGCTGCGGGAGCTGCCGCGGGGCCGGTCACCGATCACCACCCACGTGGTGCCGGCGGCGGAACAGCCGGCGCTGCTGGCACGGGGCTGGCAGCGGGCCCGTGAGGAGGTCGCCGCCGGCCACCAGGTGTACGTGGTCTGCCCGCGGATCGGTGACACGGAGCCGGAGGAGGCGCCGGGGCCTGAGTCCGAGTCGGCCGACGAGTCCCGCCGACCGCCGTTGGCGGTGCTGGAGGTGGCCGAATCGCTGGCCGCTGGGCCGCTCTCGGAGCTGCGGGTGCGGGTGTTGCACGGCCGGCTGCCGGCCGACGAGAAGGACGCGGTGATGCGCGCCTTCGCCGCCGGTGAGGTGGATGTCGTGGTCTCCACCACAGTGGTCGAGGTGGGGGTGGATGTCCCCAACGCCACCATGATGATCGTGCTCGACGCCGACCGGTTCGGGGTGTCGCAGCTGCATCAGCTGCGGGGCCGGGTGGGCCGCGGGTCGGCGCCGGGGCTGTGCCTGCTGGTGACCGAGGCGGAGGCGGAGACCCCGGCCCGGGAACGGTTGGCCGCGGTCGCGTCGACACTGGACGGCTTCGAGCTGGCCGAGCTCGATGTGGAGCAGCGGCGGGAGGGTGATGTGCTGGGCGCGATGCAGTCGGGTCGGCGCTCGCACCTGCGGCTGCTGTCGTTGCTGAAGGACGCGGACCTGATCGCGGAGGCGCGGACCGAGGCGGAGCAGCTGCTGGCGGATGATCCCGAGCTGACGGAGCACCCGGGGCTGGCAGCGGTGGTTGAGGCCCTGGTCGACGAGGAGCGGGCGGAGTACCTCGAGAAGACCTGA
- the rpmB gene encoding 50S ribosomal protein L28 — MSHVCDVCGKKPGFGNNVSHSHRRTRRRWLPNIQMVRTPAGGGTTRKMRVCTSCLKAGKVARA, encoded by the coding sequence GTGTCCCACGTGTGCGACGTCTGCGGCAAGAAGCCGGGTTTCGGCAACAACGTGTCCCACTCGCACCGCCGGACCCGGCGCCGCTGGCTGCCGAACATCCAGATGGTCCGCACCCCGGCCGGTGGCGGCACCACTCGCAAGATGCGCGTGTGCACCTCGTGCCTGAAGGCCGGCAAGGTCGCCCGCGCCTGA
- a CDS encoding Lrp/AsnC ligand binding domain-containing protein, which produces MVQAYILIQTEVGKAREVAAEIAQVDGVVRVDAVTGPYDVVVLGEARNVDELGKMIVSRVQLVSGITRTLTCSVVHL; this is translated from the coding sequence GTGGTTCAGGCTTACATCCTGATCCAGACCGAGGTCGGCAAAGCCCGTGAGGTGGCGGCCGAGATCGCTCAGGTCGACGGGGTGGTCAGGGTGGACGCCGTGACCGGCCCCTACGACGTGGTCGTCTTGGGCGAGGCCCGCAACGTCGACGAACTCGGCAAGATGATCGTCAGCCGGGTGCAACTGGTGTCCGGCATCACCCGCACCCTCACCTGCTCGGTGGTGCACCTCTGA
- a CDS encoding protein-tyrosine phosphatase family protein, which produces MRATLHLIDGPGPGRLATMAHPAGGEQLSASMTALAEAGVATLVCALTDDELARLELTGAPGAAATAGLTYVRFPIPDRTTPQAHQLPAVSDLADQLAGEVRAGRYVATHCWAGIGRSSLLAGATLVRLGFSPAESWQRIRAARGLPVPDSADQERWLFRFAEAE; this is translated from the coding sequence ATGCGCGCCACCCTGCACCTGATCGACGGGCCTGGCCCGGGCCGGCTCGCCACCATGGCCCACCCCGCCGGCGGCGAGCAGCTCTCCGCGAGCATGACCGCGCTGGCGGAGGCCGGCGTGGCCACCCTGGTCTGCGCGCTGACCGACGATGAGCTGGCCAGGCTGGAGCTGACCGGGGCGCCCGGCGCCGCCGCCACCGCCGGGTTGACGTATGTGCGGTTCCCGATCCCCGACCGCACCACACCGCAAGCCCACCAGCTGCCGGCGGTCAGCGATCTCGCCGACCAACTCGCCGGGGAGGTCCGAGCCGGCCGGTACGTGGCGACCCACTGCTGGGCCGGGATCGGCCGCTCCTCGCTGCTGGCCGGGGCGACCCTGGTACGGCTCGGTTTCTCCCCGGCGGAGTCGTGGCAGCGGATCCGGGCGGCGCGTGGCCTGCCGGTGCCGGACAGCGCCGACCAGGAGCGGTGGCTGTTCAGGTTTGCCGAGGCTGAGTAG
- a CDS encoding D-alanine--D-alanine ligase family protein, with translation MNGKKTRVALVFGGRSAEHAISCLTAGSVLNAIDPDEFEVVPIGITRAGQWVLTTGERSQLELQGRTLPEVTEAAGSPVMLPPDPTARGRLVLAATDAVSALGEVDLVFPVLHGAYGEDGTIQGLLEMAGVPYVGSGVFASAAAMDKEFSKQLAVAAGIPVGPYAVLRAGASLPATERERLGLPVFVKPSRAGSSFGITKVTDWAQFDDALAVAREVDSKVLVEAAVVGREIECGVLAGEQGGEPEASQLAEVRPAAGHEFYDFEAKYLDDSLEMEIPAPLPERVTAQLQRYATTIFTALDCAGLARVDFFVTAELDVYFNELNTMPGFTPSSVFPRVWAASGLPYPKLVARLIRTALAR, from the coding sequence GTGAACGGGAAGAAGACCCGGGTGGCGCTGGTGTTCGGCGGACGGAGCGCAGAGCACGCGATCTCGTGCCTGACCGCCGGCAGTGTGCTGAACGCGATTGATCCCGACGAGTTCGAGGTGGTGCCGATCGGTATCACCCGCGCCGGGCAGTGGGTGCTCACCACCGGCGAGCGCAGCCAGCTGGAACTCCAGGGGCGGACGCTGCCCGAGGTCACCGAGGCCGCCGGCAGCCCGGTGATGCTGCCGCCGGACCCGACCGCCCGGGGCAGGCTGGTTTTGGCCGCCACCGACGCGGTCAGCGCCCTGGGGGAGGTGGATCTGGTCTTCCCGGTGCTGCACGGCGCCTACGGAGAGGACGGCACCATCCAGGGCCTGCTGGAGATGGCCGGCGTGCCGTACGTGGGGTCGGGGGTCTTCGCCTCAGCCGCGGCGATGGACAAGGAGTTCAGCAAGCAGTTGGCGGTCGCCGCCGGGATCCCGGTCGGCCCCTACGCGGTGCTGCGGGCCGGCGCGTCGCTGCCGGCGACCGAGCGGGAGCGGTTGGGGCTGCCGGTCTTCGTGAAACCGTCGCGGGCCGGATCGTCGTTCGGCATCACCAAGGTGACCGACTGGGCGCAGTTCGACGACGCGCTCGCGGTCGCCCGGGAGGTCGATTCGAAGGTGCTGGTCGAGGCGGCGGTCGTGGGCCGGGAGATCGAGTGCGGGGTGTTAGCTGGGGAGCAGGGCGGTGAGCCGGAGGCCAGCCAGCTCGCGGAGGTCCGGCCGGCGGCCGGCCACGAGTTCTACGACTTCGAGGCGAAGTATCTGGACGACTCGCTGGAGATGGAGATTCCGGCGCCGTTGCCGGAGCGGGTGACCGCCCAACTCCAGCGGTACGCCACGACGATCTTCACGGCGTTGGACTGCGCGGGCCTGGCCCGGGTGGATTTCTTCGTCACTGCGGAGCTGGACGTCTACTTCAATGAGCTGAATACGATGCCGGGGTTCACTCCGAGCAGCGTCTTCCCCCGGGTGTGGGCAGCGAGCGGGTTGCCCTACCCGAAGCTGGTAGCCCGGCTGATCCGGACCGCCCTCGCCCGCTGA
- a CDS encoding thiamine-phosphate kinase codes for MSVTQTGEFGLIERITARLGPAAGGRSGAGVLLGPGDDAAVVAAPDARVVASTDVLVAGRHFRRDWSSPVDIGHRAAAANLADIAAMGATPTALLVALCTPPDLEASWVDGLIDGMVAEAATVGAGLVGGDISASPTLTVSVTALGDLAGLAPVTRSGARPGDVVAMAGRVGYAAAGYTVLSRGFRSPRLLVEAYRRPEVPYHVGPAAAMLGATSMIDISDGLLADLGHIATASGVAVDLRRNVFSLPDQLRNAADALGVDPYDWVFAGGDDHPLVATFPENTLLPEEWRLIGSVQVGSGVTVDGKPHAGPAGWDHFRAN; via the coding sequence ATGAGTGTGACGCAGACCGGAGAGTTCGGCCTCATCGAGCGGATTACCGCCCGCCTGGGGCCGGCGGCGGGTGGCCGGTCCGGAGCAGGTGTGCTGCTCGGACCGGGAGATGACGCGGCGGTGGTGGCCGCGCCGGATGCGCGGGTGGTCGCCTCCACCGACGTGCTCGTCGCCGGGAGACATTTTCGGCGGGACTGGTCGAGTCCGGTGGATATCGGGCACCGGGCCGCCGCGGCGAACCTGGCCGACATCGCGGCGATGGGGGCGACCCCCACGGCGTTGCTGGTGGCGTTGTGTACCCCACCGGATCTGGAGGCCAGCTGGGTAGACGGGCTGATCGACGGGATGGTGGCCGAGGCGGCGACGGTCGGGGCGGGGCTGGTCGGCGGGGATATCTCCGCCAGCCCGACGCTGACCGTCTCGGTTACCGCGCTCGGGGATCTCGCCGGGCTGGCGCCGGTGACCCGCAGCGGGGCCCGGCCCGGCGACGTGGTGGCGATGGCCGGTCGGGTCGGCTACGCGGCAGCCGGCTACACCGTGCTGTCGCGGGGTTTCCGGTCGCCCCGGCTGCTGGTGGAGGCGTACCGCCGGCCGGAGGTGCCGTACCACGTCGGGCCAGCCGCGGCGATGCTCGGCGCCACCTCGATGATCGACATCTCGGACGGGCTGCTCGCAGATCTGGGGCACATCGCCACCGCCAGCGGGGTGGCGGTAGATCTGCGGCGGAACGTCTTCAGCCTGCCCGACCAGCTGCGCAACGCCGCCGACGCGCTCGGGGTCGACCCGTACGACTGGGTCTTCGCCGGCGGGGACGATCACCCGTTAGTGGCGACGTTCCCCGAGAACACGCTGCTGCCGGAGGAGTGGCGGCTGATCGGCTCGGTGCAGGTCGGCTCCGGGGTGACCGTCGATGGTAAGCCGCACGCCGGCCCGGCCGGATGGGACCATTTCCGGGCGAACTAG
- a CDS encoding DAK2 domain-containing protein: protein MPETLDAAVVRRWCAAATAALGRHEQEINDLNVYPVPDGDTGTNLLLTLAAAEHVLADHPTAGESAAATLRVAARGALLGARGNSGVIIAQLLRGLADALTAAEQTRGDEQAAADRQPGGAEFAEALAAAAKASYAAVAEPVEGTILTVARVAARAATDHAEDLAADGAPTADALTTVVRAAAESAAGALTRTPQQLPVLAAAGVVDAGGRGLVLLLDALLSTLTEDSTLTEDSALPAPAVGHRPQSTPATPLTRSREAGSLAYAYEVQYLLDADDAAVTTLRRTLGRLGDSLVVVGTGDGTWRVHVHVNDVGAAIEAGVTAGRPYQIAVTRFDEPEPTPPLATARGAVVVASGPGLAELLTAEGAVVIGPTPATKEVLAAVHATRAAEVVVLPNDPNTQAVAATAAAEAAAEEIRVSVIPTHSPVQALAALAVRDPHRRFDDDVIAMAEAAGACRYAEVCWAGRDALTVAGRCRTGDVLALVEGEVHLIGEDLAEVCRQLLDRLLGGGGELVSLLLGADAPAGLAELLTDHLAGGWPFVTAQVHQAGQPHYPLVVGVE from the coding sequence GTGCCCGAGACGTTGGACGCTGCCGTGGTGCGCCGCTGGTGCGCCGCCGCCACCGCAGCGCTCGGTCGGCACGAGCAGGAGATCAACGACCTCAACGTCTACCCCGTCCCGGACGGCGACACCGGGACGAACCTGCTGCTCACCCTTGCCGCCGCCGAGCATGTGCTGGCCGATCACCCCACGGCCGGCGAGTCGGCCGCCGCCACCTTGCGGGTGGCGGCCCGCGGGGCGCTGCTCGGCGCCCGGGGCAACTCCGGCGTGATCATCGCCCAGCTGCTGCGCGGGCTCGCGGACGCCCTCACCGCCGCTGAGCAGACCCGCGGCGACGAGCAGGCGGCCGCCGACCGGCAGCCCGGCGGTGCCGAGTTCGCCGAGGCGTTGGCCGCCGCCGCGAAGGCCAGCTACGCCGCGGTCGCTGAACCGGTGGAGGGCACCATCCTCACCGTGGCCCGGGTCGCCGCCCGGGCCGCGACCGACCACGCCGAGGATCTGGCCGCCGACGGTGCCCCGACCGCCGACGCTCTGACCACGGTGGTCCGGGCCGCTGCCGAGTCGGCCGCCGGCGCCCTGACTCGTACCCCGCAGCAGTTGCCGGTGCTCGCCGCCGCCGGTGTGGTCGACGCTGGCGGGCGCGGGCTGGTGCTGCTGCTCGATGCGCTGCTGTCGACGCTCACCGAAGACTCGACGCTGACCGAAGACTCGGCGTTGCCCGCGCCGGCTGTGGGTCACCGGCCCCAGTCGACGCCGGCGACCCCGCTGACCCGCAGCCGGGAGGCCGGCTCGCTGGCGTACGCCTACGAGGTGCAGTATCTGCTCGACGCCGACGACGCCGCGGTCACTACGCTGCGCCGTACCCTGGGGCGGTTGGGTGACTCGCTGGTGGTGGTCGGCACCGGCGACGGCACCTGGCGGGTGCACGTCCACGTCAACGACGTCGGCGCGGCGATCGAGGCCGGCGTCACCGCTGGCCGGCCGTATCAGATCGCCGTGACCAGATTCGACGAACCCGAGCCGACGCCGCCGCTGGCGACCGCCCGCGGCGCGGTGGTGGTGGCCAGCGGCCCCGGCCTGGCCGAGCTGCTCACCGCCGAGGGTGCGGTGGTGATCGGCCCCACCCCCGCCACCAAGGAGGTGCTCGCCGCCGTTCACGCCACCCGCGCGGCAGAGGTGGTGGTGCTGCCCAACGACCCGAACACCCAGGCGGTGGCGGCGACTGCGGCCGCCGAGGCGGCGGCCGAGGAGATCCGGGTCTCGGTGATCCCCACCCACTCCCCGGTGCAGGCGCTCGCCGCGCTCGCCGTCCGCGACCCGCACCGCCGCTTCGACGATGACGTCATCGCCATGGCCGAGGCCGCCGGTGCCTGCCGGTACGCGGAAGTGTGCTGGGCCGGCCGGGACGCGCTCACCGTCGCCGGCCGCTGCCGCACCGGCGACGTACTGGCGCTGGTGGAGGGGGAGGTGCACCTGATCGGCGAGGATTTGGCCGAGGTCTGCCGCCAGCTGCTGGACCGGCTGCTCGGCGGCGGTGGGGAGCTGGTGAGCCTGCTGCTCGGCGCCGACGCCCCGGCCGGGTTGGCCGAGCTGCTCACCGACCATCTCGCCGGTGGCTGGCCGTTCGTGACGGCGCAGGTGCACCAGGCCGGCCAGCCCCACTACCCGCTGGTGGTGGGGGTCGAATGA
- a CDS encoding TetR/AcrR family transcriptional regulator — translation MTTGRTSRGGGEPTLTERARRAQLIEVTIELVADKGYAGASLSGIAERAGITKAAVLYHFPTKAAVIQAAHGHALTALTDEVAAAVAAAPVPEQPAAYIRSMIGHLREHPRHTRMIVEAMSHDGGDYDPADRWRPLAEIITAARLAGGTVGGGDPRTTAIVIGGAVDAIVAERLHDPGYDTSAAAEQLITLVYRRETG, via the coding sequence ATGACAACCGGACGCACCAGCCGCGGCGGCGGCGAGCCGACGTTGACCGAGCGCGCCCGCCGGGCGCAGCTGATCGAGGTCACCATCGAGCTGGTCGCCGACAAGGGGTACGCCGGGGCCTCGCTCTCCGGCATCGCCGAGCGCGCGGGCATCACCAAGGCCGCGGTGCTCTACCACTTCCCCACCAAGGCGGCGGTGATCCAGGCCGCCCACGGCCACGCGCTCACCGCCCTGACCGACGAGGTGGCGGCGGCGGTAGCGGCCGCGCCGGTGCCGGAGCAACCGGCGGCGTACATCCGGTCGATGATCGGGCACCTGCGGGAGCATCCCCGCCACACCCGGATGATCGTTGAGGCGATGAGCCACGACGGCGGCGACTACGACCCGGCCGACCGGTGGCGGCCGCTGGCGGAGATCATCACCGCCGCGCGGCTGGCCGGCGGGACCGTCGGCGGCGGCGACCCGCGGACCACCGCCATTGTCATCGGCGGCGCGGTCGACGCCATCGTCGCCGAACGGCTCCACGACCCCGGCTACGACACCTCAGCCGCCGCCGAGCAGCTGATCACCCTGGTCTACCGCCGGGAAACCGGGTAA